Proteins encoded within one genomic window of Thermococcus celer Vu 13 = JCM 8558:
- a CDS encoding PepSY domain-containing protein, with translation MRIWKFSIGLKTAAVIAALIMAVSIGAFATAASNTTTSPVQGDYQSPNYIGSIKVTDRGLNETQEAKTLQSLAGITPQQAKSAALSKVKGSVIKVELDNENGYLVYSVEVKASNGIIKDVKVDAGDGKVLYIDSGNDREGEDSKEIETGTSTDLTDSDSINEEVSQGSED, from the coding sequence ATGAGGATATGGAAATTCAGCATTGGTCTGAAAACTGCTGCAGTAATAGCGGCACTGATAATGGCAGTGAGCATTGGAGCGTTTGCAACGGCGGCATCAAACACAACCACTAGTCCTGTACAAGGTGACTATCAGTCACCCAACTACATTGGCAGCATAAAGGTTACCGATAGGGGATTGAACGAAACCCAGGAGGCAAAAACCCTCCAGAGTCTGGCAGGTATAACCCCACAGCAGGCCAAGAGCGCCGCACTTTCAAAGGTAAAAGGAAGCGTAATCAAGGTTGAGCTGGACAACGAGAATGGATACCTTGTCTACTCCGTGGAGGTCAAGGCAAGCAATGGAATTATCAAGGATGTAAAGGTCGATGCAGGCGACGGAAAGGTGCTCTACATAGACAGCGGAAATGACAGAGAAGGAGAGGATAGCAAAGAGATAGAAACCGGCACCTCTACAGACTTGACCGACTCCGATAGCATAAATGAGGAGGTTTCACAGGGGAGTGAGGACTGA
- a CDS encoding lysylphosphatidylglycerol synthase transmembrane domain-containing protein yields MMDISTYTAIIRSLDNKSLELLGIALALYYTSTLIYALRWKIVLAGMGRDLPLLDLLKVTLSSIFVNNVTPMSRGGGEILRVTWVSKKHQIPIALSTISIVYERIVEIVPVMFLLLLGITYFAAQVLSIAALFMLFILLIWLKWEEFIRISVKILKIQLTQEELLKISELKRKPSLNILAVGLSSMVWILDIARLKLIALAFGWDPNIGLLALISLANLLFGLMAFTPGGVGIVEGGLFGTLTYFGIPSTLAISVTLIERFISYVLSTIVGFLVLIGSGGVELWKALKSH; encoded by the coding sequence ATGATGGATATCAGCACATACACTGCAATCATCCGCTCCCTGGATAACAAGAGTCTGGAGCTTTTGGGGATAGCGCTGGCTTTGTATTATACAAGCACCCTCATATATGCTCTCCGCTGGAAAATAGTGCTCGCAGGGATGGGGAGAGACCTTCCCCTGCTGGACCTTCTGAAGGTAACCCTCTCATCGATTTTTGTAAACAACGTGACCCCCATGAGCAGGGGAGGCGGGGAGATACTTAGGGTTACATGGGTCTCAAAGAAGCACCAGATACCCATAGCACTATCAACCATAAGCATTGTTTATGAGAGGATTGTGGAGATAGTTCCCGTGATGTTTTTGCTCCTGCTGGGTATCACATACTTTGCAGCCCAGGTACTGTCAATCGCGGCTCTATTCATGCTTTTCATCCTTCTCATATGGCTCAAGTGGGAGGAGTTCATAAGGATATCCGTGAAGATCCTGAAGATACAGCTCACACAGGAGGAGCTGCTTAAAATAAGTGAACTAAAGAGAAAACCTTCTCTGAACATCCTGGCGGTGGGTTTAAGCTCGATGGTGTGGATTCTGGACATTGCACGCCTCAAGCTCATAGCCCTTGCATTTGGATGGGATCCCAACATCGGGCTCCTTGCATTGATATCCCTGGCCAACCTGCTCTTCGGGTTGATGGCATTTACACCCGGGGGGGTGGGCATAGTGGAGGGAGGACTCTTCGGCACGCTCACATATTTTGGGATCCCCTCCACACTCGCCATCTCAGTGACCCTGATAGAGCGCTTTATTTCCTATGTCCTGAGCACCATAGTGGGTTTTCTCGTGTTAATAGGTTCGGGAGGGGTTGAGTTATGGAAAGCTTTAAAATCGCATTAG
- a CDS encoding glycosyltransferase family 4 protein: protein MITRFGDFPDEELPYEVHRFRGRITINSFHVSVGTGMLREVNELYKKEHFDITHGHSIYSPIAVGVSNLSSGIRGTPSLITNHSLLGSSMLNPAYTAILRLSLRKVNSFIAVSEAVERDLRSILGKSLKGRATYVIPNGIDTEFWKPAEDGETWKERMGMKGLVVTTTSRLTKRKRIHVIPKIARIMKREYGGDVTFLIIGDGPERRNIENLIRSYGVGDVVKLVGRQPREKVRDYLQASDLYLSPTIYEAFGIAALEALACGVPVVANNHGGISEIVEHSRTGLVSQDDSGLVQNLISLISDEEKREEMSRNARESVKNRFNWEEGEDVEGNRDKTRRIGEEMDKRAS, encoded by the coding sequence GTGATAACGAGATTCGGGGATTTCCCCGATGAGGAGCTCCCCTATGAAGTTCACCGGTTCAGGGGGAGAATAACCATAAACAGCTTCCATGTGAGCGTCGGTACCGGCATGTTGAGAGAGGTGAATGAACTCTACAAGAAGGAGCATTTTGACATAACCCACGGACACAGCATATATTCACCCATAGCGGTGGGCGTCTCAAATCTTTCGAGCGGAATAAGGGGGACTCCAAGTCTGATAACGAACCACTCCCTCCTCGGGAGCTCCATGCTGAATCCCGCATACACCGCAATACTGAGGCTGTCCCTCCGCAAGGTTAACTCTTTCATAGCTGTTAGCGAAGCTGTCGAGAGGGATTTACGCTCCATTCTTGGAAAAAGTTTGAAGGGCAGGGCCACTTATGTCATCCCCAATGGCATAGATACGGAGTTCTGGAAGCCCGCAGAGGACGGGGAGACGTGGAAGGAGAGGATGGGCATGAAGGGTCTGGTTGTAACGACCACTTCGAGGCTGACGAAGAGGAAGAGGATACACGTTATCCCAAAGATTGCAAGGATCATGAAGAGGGAGTACGGAGGGGATGTGACCTTTTTGATAATTGGAGACGGTCCCGAAAGGAGAAACATAGAGAACCTGATCAGGAGTTACGGTGTTGGGGATGTCGTTAAGCTCGTTGGGAGGCAGCCAAGGGAAAAGGTGAGGGATTATCTGCAGGCAAGTGACCTCTATCTTTCACCCACCATATACGAGGCATTCGGGATAGCTGCCCTTGAGGCTTTGGCTTGCGGTGTCCCCGTTGTCGCCAACAACCACGGGGGCATAAGTGAAATTGTCGAGCACAGCAGAACAGGGCTGGTTTCCCAGGATGATTCCGGGCTGGTGCAGAATTTAATATCTCTGATTTCCGATGAAGAGAAGAGAGAAGAAATGAGCAGAAATGCAAGGGAAAGCGTGAAAAATCGTTTTAACTGGGAGGAAGGCGAGGACGTAGAGGGCAACCGCGACAAAACTCGCCGTATCGGTGAGGAGATGGACAAAAGAGCCTCCTGA
- a CDS encoding ASCH domain-containing protein — MRRKSVQIRKFMLIDSTYKSRVLRGDKVTTIRYGDYEARPGSEVYFVLTPSDTAVAKVRITRVEKKTVRELTNEDARRDGFSDVKELLRELNRIYGELHGDDEVTVIGFEVVKRLEDGIPLKWLKGLNYREPGEIARLYLENRERLNLSRETDFILRRVYNEGLGKAVRTFGPKRVHQALLKTYHALYGAGII, encoded by the coding sequence TTGAGGAGGAAGAGCGTTCAGATAAGGAAGTTCATGCTGATTGACTCCACCTACAAGTCGAGGGTCCTGCGTGGCGATAAGGTCACCACGATACGCTACGGGGACTACGAGGCGAGGCCGGGGAGCGAGGTCTACTTCGTCCTCACGCCGAGCGACACCGCGGTGGCGAAGGTTCGGATAACCCGCGTCGAGAAGAAAACGGTCAGAGAACTCACCAACGAAGACGCAAGGAGAGACGGCTTTTCAGACGTTAAGGAACTCCTGCGGGAGCTCAACCGAATATACGGTGAACTCCACGGTGACGACGAGGTTACGGTGATAGGCTTCGAGGTCGTGAAGCGCCTCGAGGACGGGATTCCCCTCAAGTGGCTGAAGGGCCTGAACTACCGCGAGCCGGGCGAGATAGCGCGCCTCTACCTCGAGAACAGGGAAAGGCTCAACCTAAGCCGCGAGACCGACTTCATCCTGCGGAGGGTGTACAACGAGGGTCTCGGGAAGGCGGTGAGGACCTTCGGGCCGAAGAGGGTTCATCAAGCGCTCCTCAAGACGTATCATGCGCTCTACGGGGCGGGGATCATCTGA
- a CDS encoding TIGR02253 family HAD-type hydrolase, whose protein sequence is MIKAVFFDLDDTLVDTSKLAEMARRNAVENMIRHGLPVDFETAYGELLELINEYGSNFSRHFDYLLRRLDLPNNPKWVAAGVVAYHNTKFAYLKTVHGARRLLLELKKADYRLGIITDGDPIKQWEKIIRLDLDDYFDGVFISDYLGVKKPHPKIFKKALRKMNVKAEEAVMVGDRLYSDIYGAKRVGMNTIWFRYGKYADRELEYLDHADFTVERLEDVLNIVGGLNLEEEERSDKEVHAD, encoded by the coding sequence ATGATAAAGGCTGTTTTCTTCGACCTTGACGATACGCTCGTCGACACGAGCAAACTGGCGGAGATGGCGAGGCGGAACGCCGTGGAGAACATGATACGCCACGGCCTCCCGGTTGATTTTGAAACCGCCTACGGGGAGCTCCTCGAGCTGATAAACGAGTACGGGAGCAACTTCTCCAGGCACTTCGACTACCTCCTCCGGCGGCTCGACCTCCCGAACAACCCCAAGTGGGTCGCCGCGGGCGTGGTGGCCTACCACAACACGAAGTTCGCCTACCTGAAGACCGTTCACGGTGCGAGAAGGCTCCTCCTCGAGCTGAAGAAGGCCGACTACAGGCTGGGTATCATCACCGACGGGGACCCGATAAAGCAGTGGGAGAAGATAATCCGCCTCGACCTCGACGACTACTTCGACGGCGTCTTCATATCCGACTACCTCGGCGTCAAGAAGCCTCATCCGAAGATATTCAAGAAGGCCCTGAGGAAGATGAACGTCAAAGCCGAGGAGGCTGTGATGGTCGGCGACAGGCTCTACTCGGACATCTACGGCGCCAAGAGGGTAGGGATGAACACGATATGGTTCAGGTACGGCAAGTACGCCGACAGGGAGCTGGAGTACCTCGACCACGCGGACTTCACGGTTGAGCGGCTTGAGGACGTCCTCAACATAGTCGGGGGGCTGAACCTTGAGGAGGAAGAGCGTTCAGATAAGGAAGTTCATGCTGATTGA